The following coding sequences lie in one Lolium perenne isolate Kyuss_39 chromosome 2, Kyuss_2.0, whole genome shotgun sequence genomic window:
- the LOC127329467 gene encoding ubiquitin-like-specific protease 1A produces MNEETISAHDDEQIFSEDGEKQQETKHIINSITYDYLPQDYILTDLDLSAHCVIQYSNEDDILVMIDDIYIKQRYLVCLLDGNKWLDDEVISAYICCLKEQAQLLNQNKAKVYFENPFVTRLLKQDGESGIGGPTGLTTVVKNYLDHDMIHLPINIKNSHWYLASVNFDKSEIQVHDSLCWKHSRADLILTLKGLQYHLNILKGQEVLSDRHKWKDIDFTKWKITEQLQNPIQKDSSSCGLFLLKFMEYWTGHTLSHPITQEIITSFRFKLAAVLLCWKNNRAPPTTSVEESEESDGDPSDVIMSEIPFDQKKSKELSSLSPENKYQSLMSILSNLRLHELVGGLCNYIKSINSAEALE; encoded by the exons ATGAATGAAGAAACAATTTCAGCACATGATGATGAGCAAatattttcagaagatggtgagaAGCAACAAGAAACTAAACACATAATTAATAGTATAACATATGATTATCTCCCACAAG ATTATATATTGACCGATCTGGATTTATCTGCTCATTGTGTTATACAATACTCTAATGAAGACGATATACTCGTGATGATAGATGATATATATATCAAACAACGATATCTGGTGTGCCTGCTAGATGGAAACAAATGGCTAGACGATGAA GTAATCAGCGCATACATATGTTGTTTAAAGGAGCAAGCACAACTTCTTAATCAGAATAAGGCTAAAgtatattttgagaatccatttgTTACCAGGCTATTGAAACAAGATGGTGAAAGTGGAATAGGTGGACCTACCGGTTTGACAACGGTTGTCAAAAACTATCTGGACCATGACATG ATCCATCTTCCAATAAACATTAAAAACTCGCATTGGTATTTAGCCTCTGTTAATTTTGACAAGTCTGAGATACAAGTACACGACTCCTTGTGTTGGAAACACAGTCGAGCTGATCTCATTCTTACG CTGAAAGGACTGCAATACCATCTAAACATTCTAAAAGGACAAGAAGTTTTGAGTGATCGTCATAAATGGAAAGACATCGATTTTACTAAATGGAAAATTACAGAACAGCTCCAAAACCCGATCCAGAAAGATAG CTCATCTTGTGGTCTATTTCTCCTTAAATTTATGGAATATTGGACCGGACATACACTGTCCCATCCAATTACACAG GAAATTATTACTTCTTTTAGATTTAAGTTAGCAGCAGTACTATTATGCTGGAAAAACAACAGGGCACCACCGACTACATCGGTTGAAGAAAGTGAAGAAAGTGACGGAGATCCAAGTGATGTTATAATGTCAGAAATTCCATTtgatcaaaaaaaatcaaaagaactgAGCTCATTATCTCCTGAAAACAAATACCAGTCGCTGATGTCTATTCTTTCTAACTTGAGATTACATGAGTTAGTAGGTGGACTTTGTAACTACATCAAATCAATAAATTCTGCAGAAGCTTTAGAGTAA